GGGTGGAGCGCGCCCGCGTGCCACCCCGACGGCCCGGACTATGCCACAGACCGCCGGAAATGGAATGCGCAGCTTTCCCGTAAAGTTACGGGTTTCCGGCGGGTGTCAGGCCTTGCGCAGGAGGGCCAGCAAATCGCGCCGGATGGTCTCGTTGCCAACGATGATGTCGCCCTTGGCGAGCATCTTGTCGGCATCGTCGAGGTCGCTCACATAGCCGCCCGCCTCGCGCACGATGACGATGCCCGCCGCCATGTCCCACGGGCTGAGGCCCCGCTCCCAGAAGCCATCGAAACGGCCAGCGGCGACCCAGGCAAGATCGAGCGCCGCCGCCCCGGTGCGGCGCAGGCCGGAGACGCGCGGCGCAATCGCGGCATACTCACGGCCGAACTGGGCGAAGTCGCCCCGGCCCATATGCGGCAGGCCGCAGGAGATGACCGATTCCGCCAGGCTGCGGCGCGCCGCGACACGGATGCGGCGCTCATTCATGAAGGCGCCGGCGCCCTTCTCGGCGATGAACATCTCGTCGGTGACGGGATTGTAGATGACGCCCGCCACCGGAACGCCGTCGCGGGCCAGCCCGACCGAGATGGCGAAGAGCGGGATGCCGTGCAGGAAATTGGTGGTGCCGTCGAGCGGGTCGATGATCCAGCGGTGGCTCTCGTCGGAGCCGTCAATGTCGCCGCTCTCCTCGAGGATGAAGCCGAAATTCGGCCGGGCCTTGGAGAGCTCCTCCTGCAGGATGCGCTCGGCCTTGCGGTCGGCGTTGGAGACGAAATCCGCCGGGCCCTTGAGCGAAACCTGAAGGTTCTCCACTTCGCCGAAGTCACGCACCAGCGAGCGTCCCGCCTTGCGGACAGCCTGGATCATGACGGTCATGAGGGGCGAACGGATCATGGCGGGCTCTTTCGGGCTGGGCGGCGGGATGAACCCGCACCTCTGCCCGCGCCCGCGCGTGCCGTCAAGTCGCGCGCAGGGCGTGCCAGGGTCGCGCCGTATGCAGGCAGCCGCTCCGGCTCAGCCCATGCCCACGCCGCCGGACGGGCTCGGCCCCAGTTCGCGGGCGAGCTGTTCCAGCCGTTCGGCGGCGGTAAGGATGGTGCCGGCGAGCTGCGCTTCGGCCTCGCCGAGCCGACGGGAAGCCGCCTCGCGCGCCACACGCTCGGCCGCCGCGTCCTTCTCCACCTCGCGCAGGCGCCGGCGCGCCTCGCTCAGTTCGTCCGCCAGCGTGATCGCCGCCATGACGCTCAGCCGTTGGTCGCCGATCTCGCCAAAGGCTTCGCGCAACTGGTCGATGCGCTGGTCGACCTCGACGCCGAGGCGCGTGAGATGGTCTTCCTGGCCGTCGTCGCAGGCCATGCGGTAGGCGCGCCCGCCGATGGTGACGGTGACGTGGGCCATGGGAGACCTTTCAGCGCTGCTGCGCGGCCAGCACCGCGCGAATGGTTTCCATCGCGCTGCCGAGCCGGCGCGACACCTCGTCATTGGCGCCTTCGAGCTGCACGGCACGGGCCTGCGCGCCATCGAGCGCGTCGGCGAGGCGTGAGCGGTCGGCGCCGAGAATGTGGAGCTGCTGGGCCAGCGCGGCTTCCTGGCGCTCGACCTCGAGCCGACGCTGGATCGCCGCCTCCAGAGCATCGACGGCGCCGTCGAAGCGGCGCAGGGCGGCCTCGAGAGGCCCGGAAGGGGCGGCCGGCGGGTTCATCGACATCGGGGCTCCGCGCGCAGGTGTGAAGCCGAAGGGCTCCAGCCCGAATTCGCATGTGATTCCGGCACCATTGAGCCTGTGGGGCGGGAGGGCGTCAACCGCCAGCGGGCGCACAGGCTCCCGCGCGGCCTTTGACACGGGACGGGGCGGTGCTATCACTCGCGCGCCCGATCCCGCATTGCGGCAGGCTCCGCCGGTCCCTCGTGGCCGCCCGTGAGGCCCGTCGAAACGCCTCGCCCGTTAGAGACAACGCGTTCCCCTCGGAGACATAGGTCCACATGTCGAACCGCGAAAAGCACGACCGCATGGCCAACGCCATCCGGGCCCTTTCGATGGATGCCGTCCAAGCCGCCAATTCCGGCCATCCCGGCATGCCCATGGGCATGGCCGACGTCGCCACCGTCCTGTTCGGCAAGGTGCTGAAGTTCGATCCGACCGACCCGCACTGGCCGGACCGCGACCGCTTCATCCTCTCGGCCGGCCACGGCTCGATGCTCATCTATTCGCTGCTGTATCTCACCGGCTACGAAGGGATGACGATCGACGACATCAAGAACTTCCGTCAGCTCGGCTCGCGCACGCCCGGTCACCCGGAATATGGCCACACGGTCGGCATCGAGACGACCACCGGCCCGCTCGGCCAGGGCATCGCCACCTCGGTCGGCTTCGCGCTCGCCGAGCGCATGCTCGCGGCTCAGTTCGGCTCCGATCTCGTCGACCACTATACCTATGTGATCGCCGGCGACGGCTGCCTGATGGAAGGCATCTCGGAAGAAGCCATCGAGATCGCCGGCCGGCAGAAGCTGAACAAGCTGATCGTGCTGTGGGACGATAACCACATCACCATTGACGGCCCGACCTCGCTCTCGGTCGCGACCGACCAGCTGGCCCGCTTCGAGGCCTCGGGCTGGGAAGCCACCCGCGTCGACGGCCACGATCCGGACGCCATCTTCGCCGCCATCGAGCGCGCCAAGGCCAGCGACAAGCCCTCGCTGATCGCCTGCCGCACCACGATCGGCTTCGGCGCCCCGAACAAGCAGGGCACCAACGGCGTGCACGGCGCCCCGCTCGGCGCCGCCGAAATCGCCGCCACCCGCGAGGCGCTCGGCTGGAACTACGACCCCTTCGTCATCCCGAGCGACGTGCTCGACGCCTGGCGCCTTGCCGGCCTGCGCTCGCGTCAGGCGCACAAGGCGTGGAACGAGCGCCTGGGCGCGGCCGACCTGGAAAAGCGGGGCGAGTTCGAGCGCCGCATCCGTGGCGAGCTGCCCTCCAAGCTCGGCGAGGCGGTCGCCGGCGTGATCGCCAAGGCGCGGGCCGACGGCAGCGCGGTCGCGACCCGCAAGTCGTCCGAGATCACGCTCGAGGCGCTCACCGCGGCGCTGCCGGAAATGGTGGGTGGCTCGGCCGACCTCACCCATTCCAACAACACCAAGACCAAGGCCACCTCGGTCTATGTCGAGCCGCCGAAATATGACGGCCGTTATGTGAACTGGGGCATCCGCGAGCACGGCATGGCGGCGGCGATGAACGGCATCGCCCTGCATGGCGGCTTCATCCCCTATGGCGGCACCTTCCTGGTGTTCTCCGACTATTGCCGCCCCTCGATCCGTATGGCCGCGCTGATGGGCGTGCGCGTCGTCTATGTCTTCACGCATGATTCGATCGGCGTGGGCGAGGACGGCCCGACCCACCAGCCGGTCGAGCAGATCGCCGCGCTGCGCGCCATCCCGAACCTCCTCGTCTTCCGTCCCTGCGACACGGTGGAGACGGCCGAGGCGTGGAAGCTGGCGCTGGAGCACAAGACCGGCCCGACGGTGCTGGCGCTGACCCGCCAGAACCTGCCGCTGCTGCGCACCGATGCCGGCAATGAGCGCTGCCTCACCGCGCGCGGCGCCTACGAGCTGGTCGCGGCGTCGGACGACGCCAAGGTCTCGCTCTTCGCCTCGGGCTCGGAAGTCTCGATGGCGGTCGCGGCGCGCGAGCAGCTGGAAGCCCAGGGCATCCCGACCCGCGTGGTCTCGGTTCCCTCCTTCGAGCTGTTCCTTAACCAGCCGGAGGAGAGCCGCCGGCAGGTGATCGGCAAGGCGCCGGTGAAGATCGCCATCGAAGCGGCCATCCGTCAGGGCTGGGACGCCATCGTCGGCTCCGACGCGGCCTTCGTCGGCATGCACGGCTTCGGCGCCTCGGGCCCGGCGCCGGAGGTCTACGCCCATTTCGGCATCACCGTGGAAGGCGTCGTCGCCACCGCGCTGAGCCGTCTGAAGGGCTGATCCGCCTGCCGCGAGGCAAGCTATGCGGCTGGCGCATGAAAACTGCGCCAGCCCCGCGTTCAGGTGGCAGCGGCGAAATGCGCGGCTGGTGTCGTAACGGCGACCGCGCTAAGACCCTTGCGCGCGGTTGGTTCGACATGAAGAAGCTCACCTGGGGATAGACGCATGACGCTCAAGGTTGCCATCAACGGTTTCGGACGCATTGGCCGGAACGTTCTTCGCGCCATCATTGAATCCGGCCGCACGGACATCGAGGTGGTCGCCATC
Above is a window of Ancylobacter sp. WKF20 DNA encoding:
- a CDS encoding inositol monophosphatase family protein produces the protein MIRSPLMTVMIQAVRKAGRSLVRDFGEVENLQVSLKGPADFVSNADRKAERILQEELSKARPNFGFILEESGDIDGSDESHRWIIDPLDGTTNFLHGIPLFAISVGLARDGVPVAGVIYNPVTDEMFIAEKGAGAFMNERRIRVAARRSLAESVISCGLPHMGRGDFAQFGREYAAIAPRVSGLRRTGAAALDLAWVAAGRFDGFWERGLSPWDMAAGIVIVREAGGYVSDLDDADKMLAKGDIIVGNETIRRDLLALLRKA
- a CDS encoding cell division protein ZapA, with amino-acid sequence MAHVTVTIGGRAYRMACDDGQEDHLTRLGVEVDQRIDQLREAFGEIGDQRLSVMAAITLADELSEARRRLREVEKDAAAERVAREAASRRLGEAEAQLAGTILTAAERLEQLARELGPSPSGGVGMG
- a CDS encoding DUF4164 domain-containing protein; translated protein: MNPPAAPSGPLEAALRRFDGAVDALEAAIQRRLEVERQEAALAQQLHILGADRSRLADALDGAQARAVQLEGANDEVSRRLGSAMETIRAVLAAQQR
- the tkt gene encoding transketolase, whose product is MSNREKHDRMANAIRALSMDAVQAANSGHPGMPMGMADVATVLFGKVLKFDPTDPHWPDRDRFILSAGHGSMLIYSLLYLTGYEGMTIDDIKNFRQLGSRTPGHPEYGHTVGIETTTGPLGQGIATSVGFALAERMLAAQFGSDLVDHYTYVIAGDGCLMEGISEEAIEIAGRQKLNKLIVLWDDNHITIDGPTSLSVATDQLARFEASGWEATRVDGHDPDAIFAAIERAKASDKPSLIACRTTIGFGAPNKQGTNGVHGAPLGAAEIAATREALGWNYDPFVIPSDVLDAWRLAGLRSRQAHKAWNERLGAADLEKRGEFERRIRGELPSKLGEAVAGVIAKARADGSAVATRKSSEITLEALTAALPEMVGGSADLTHSNNTKTKATSVYVEPPKYDGRYVNWGIREHGMAAAMNGIALHGGFIPYGGTFLVFSDYCRPSIRMAALMGVRVVYVFTHDSIGVGEDGPTHQPVEQIAALRAIPNLLVFRPCDTVETAEAWKLALEHKTGPTVLALTRQNLPLLRTDAGNERCLTARGAYELVAASDDAKVSLFASGSEVSMAVAAREQLEAQGIPTRVVSVPSFELFLNQPEESRRQVIGKAPVKIAIEAAIRQGWDAIVGSDAAFVGMHGFGASGPAPEVYAHFGITVEGVVATALSRLKG